The following are from one region of the Hemitrygon akajei chromosome 31, sHemAka1.3, whole genome shotgun sequence genome:
- the LOC140719278 gene encoding uncharacterized protein has translation MLFTCSDCGKEFNRSSDLLAHQSVHTGERPFTCLDCGKGYTQSSQLKVHQRVHTGDRPFTCVDCGKRFTRSTDVLVHQRVHTGERPFICSDCGKRFTQSSQLKVHQRVHSGEKPFTCSDCGKGFTQLSHLLVHQSVHTGEKPFTCSHCGKGFTRSSHLQAHQSIHTGERPFTCSDCGKGFTQSSDLQAHQSVHTGEWPYTCSYCGKGFTKPSKLKVHQQVHTGERPFTCSVCGKGFTQSSSLLAHQRVHTGERPFICSNCGKGFTQSSSLLAHQRVHTGKRPFTC, from the coding sequence ATGCTGTttacctgctctgactgtgggaaggaattcaatCGATCAtccgacctactggcacaccagtcagttcacactggggaaaggccgttcacctgtttagactgtgggaagggatacacCCAGTCATCTCAAttaaaggtacatcagcgagttcacactggggacaggCCGTTTACCTGcgtagactgtgggaagagattcactcgatcAACAGATgtactggtacaccagcgagttcacactggggagaggccgttcatctgctccgactgtgggaagaggttcactcagtcatcccaactgaaggtacatcaacgagttcattctggggagaaaccattcacctgctcagactgtgggaaaggattcactcaattaTCTCACTTACtggtacaccagtcagttcatactggggagaaaccattcacctgctcacattgtggaaaaggattcactcgatcatctcacCTACAGGCACACCAGTcgattcatactggggagaggccattcacctgctctgactgtggcaagggattcactcaatcatctgacctacaggcacaccagtcagttcacactggggagtggccatacACCTGTTcatactgtgggaagggattcactaagccATCTaaactgaaagtacatcagcaagttcacactggagagaggccgttcacctgctcagtctgtgggaagggattcactcagtcatcttccctactggcacaccagcgggttcacactggggagaggccgttcatctgctcaaactgtgggaagggattcacgcaGTCATCTTCCCTACtggcacatcagcgagttcacactgggaagaggccatttacctgctga